Genomic segment of Oryzias melastigma strain HK-1 linkage group LG21, ASM292280v2, whole genome shotgun sequence:
aaatgtcacTTGAGTTGGTGTTAGTGGTACTGAATGAAAGACTTGAGTTATGGACATAGAGAGCAAAACCTGAAGCAATTATTACAAGAAGTTTGTTCTGGGGTTTGAATTTTCCTTtgataaaaagatttaatttaaattgtaatacttttcctatatatatatatatatatattaccaaTATTGAAAGGTGTTACTTTCCcttaactcttaaaaaaaatcactgaaatagcaaagagagagaaaacattttaaagaacctATATTGTacgttataaaataaaataagcagcTTGTCCTAATGACATAATCAAATAGAAaagtctatattttttaaaaaatctaaatgccttatatcacatttttgaaagatgtaaaaaggtattaaaaacaattatttattttttaagagaaatgacaagtaaaaaagaaaagtatatactgccctctagtggaaaAATATGCATTCAATAATAAATGAACGAAGACGATACAAATATAACAggttatttttcatatttggaTGTCACAgttctataaaaaaatgtatctaccTCTTTGCTGAAcaaatttgtttattaaataacaaaaagattACAATTTAGCTGaaggtttagaaaaaatatgatgGTAATTCAGGCTTTATCTTCATTAAAAGCATCCTTTCAACAATAAACCTCACCATAAACAACAGGGTAGACTGTGCCACGGATCCCTGAGGCCGGACAATGCATATGCTTTCCATTCAGATATAAATTCATCTCCACGTGGTCGTATGTGATGCCCTGAGGAACACAAATGAACACATTATTGCACCGAACACCCGAGTTAAAGTCAACAGGATGTGTATGCAGGCAAACTGATTCTGTTCTTCCTTTCCATTGTTTCCTTTGTATAGATAGATGTTGAGAATTAAGTATGTCTCATactaaaaatgcttcaagatCAGAAAGCTTTAGAAATTGTGTATCAGCATAATTCATAAGTAAGTACAAATAGAAATGATCCATGTCATGAAATCTGAGTTTGTCAGAAATATTTGCAATCACAATTAAATCATATATAACAATTTACACTAGAAATATTTGGGCTGAAATGTAACACaagtatttcaaaaataattttaatttagtataacttaagaaaataaaataacataaatatatatatatagagagagagagagagagacagagtgaaagagagagagagaaagaaaattaagtttaaaattgtatttctgagtatttcaagaaagtagtttgaaaaagattgtatttgtgccctaaaaaacacacagggcgggccacaagctccctgcttccaGCTCTGAGCAActgggaggggaagggggggcggggttgctccacgccaacTGTcccgccaacaactcagaggtgaatttctaatgaactcctgccgctctgcagaaactatgccctgaacaacagaggtttttaagttttagctaaaaacagcataatcataattaaaagacctttgGGAATGCGAtgaaaataggtcaaaagatgatcagagtaggactttaaaaataaaaatcctgctGCTGGTTACATGCAGTGATCGTTattctgtttgtgctttttagctgacttgactttattttattcttattgaaGAACCTGTAACAGAGCAGAATACCGGCAAAAATTACTTATCATCGTTAAAACAGCCACATTTTTATATCAACATTATACTTTTTTGAATTGAAACTGCAAACACTTTGGGTTTTCTTTAGTCTGCTGACTGCCCTGCTTTGGCTTCCTTTTCACACACTGGGATTGAATAGTTTAAGAAATTTgccttttattttctcaaatttcCTTAGAGTTTGTTACAATTTTTCAGATTAAGCTGTGAACAGTTCATAAATTAATACatgactaaaaaatgtttttgattttctgcCTGAAAGACCAAACAAAAAACGCTAAGACACTTTAGGTCAGGGGTTCCTGCTGGTTCTTCTGTCCCATCTGttcctgattacctggatcaggtgtgtttagccaataagaaccTTCAAttgcaggttggttggaaaaagggtaggacaccggccctcgaggcctggatttggacacccctgctttaggtgTTGGTAGATTAAGATTGAACAGGAAGCGTGACACTTACGATGACATCACCTTCCTGGGGAAGGCTGTTTGCAGGCAGGCGATTTTTCTCTTCATTATTGTGATAGACAGACCCATCATGCCTCAGGACCAGGCTGTTTGTGTCTCTGCCCAAAGGCACTTGGTTAAGATTCACTTTCTGAGTGGCCACACCAACTCCCCACACACctgaacaaacaaaatatgACAATTCTACAACTTAAGTTTCTcttatttagaacatttaaagtgaaaaaaaaaataaaaaatacaaaaactaaagaatttTACCAGTAAATTTAAAGCACAGTAAGGGTGGAGTCCCACAAGCTAAAAACATACCCTATTTATAATATTAAGcaagcataatcataataatttcacaaaaaagtttaaattaatattCAACTTTACAGTAATTTAGAGAATTTCCACAAAAAtcctctaaaatatttttgttattcagcTGGGTGGTTTAAAGAAAGTGAAAAgcacacataaaaacagtccTTACCTGTGGATTggattttaaactcaaaataacttttgttttggtgTAAGGGAGCGTTAGCGAGGCAGCCTCCTGTGCCACATATTCTTCTACCGCTCTTTACAATGACGACATCAGTTCCtgcaaaacacatttagaaGTCCGTTTTCTGACAGGCCAAACTcatcaaaatataaactaataTATTTATCTCCTCTACTAAAGCtgtacttttaaaattattttagcagttttaggatttttttcaaagtagtGCCATGGCAGGCTGCCAGTTACCATAGCTCTGTGTTAGCTTActtgtttggttttttgttattcttttattgttaatctgtttttgacagaaaatgacttttttttacacacataaTGAATACAGTGACATGTCCACTACTAATTATTGAACTATTTTTCACCACTTCTGGGTCTGAATGGTCTGCATTGTTTACATGATCAGCTGTTGTCGCCTGGCAACAACAAAATGCTGCCAGAGAAGCAACCAGAGATCACAGAAGAAGCTGAGGAGACGGAGGCCCTACAGAGTTTGAAGGACTCtttaagaggttttttttttcatggtggcATTGTTCCATCTATCCTCTTCTATGGAGTCAgctgctgggggggggggttagagAAACTTGAATCCATCATGAAcaatcctcttcatcatccttCTCTGCATAACAACATGGCTGCACTGAGGAGCTCCTTCAGCCAGAGCCTGTAGGAAGGAACGCTTTCACAGGTCTTTATTCCTATAACACCTCATAGACACAGGACAATAATCATTGTTGCTAATAATTTTAGAGTTTCATATTATCAAACTGCTGTTTTTACTGACCCTATAGTAATAAGGTAATTTCCTGTTTGTGAGATCAATCCCCAAAAAACCAAAGGGATTGACTAAAGTACTAATGGCAGAGAATGGTGTCCACAGAATtattattgaatgtttttttctagctGACAAAAGTCTTTTTCTGATAGTTCTCTGAGTAGTACTTTTTCAAATTGAGTTTGTTTtcaattaactttaaaatactatATAAGAGGTTACAATTTAAGGAAACATAAAATTAGCAAAGCCAGAAGCTTCTCCTTGAGCTAAATGTTTTGGTCCAAGAGTAATTGAAATAACTGATGCCACACAAGAGAtttcatgaggaaaaaaacacagaatttagAAGATattaagaatttatttattgcagCAGTCTGCAACCTGAAACTCTGCAGTCACATGTgcctcttttacctctccattgcagctctcagtttaaaaaaaaaatgcttttaattttgaaaaatgtaacatattttTGGGACAACAAAGTACATCAAGCAAAACCAAGTCAGATAAGTCAACTTATTCACAAAAAGCTTAAGGACAGAACGTATCACACCACCAGACTCCTCTCAACGATTATGTCaatgatcaaaagatgatgattAAAAGGCAGAATTCAAGGTCCAAAAATCTGGCAgggggtcacttaattagctctgactTATTTTGAGTTAGTTAGATTTTTAAGTTTCGGGTGACATTTaccacaaacaataaaataaattgtttgtatttattattattattattattattattaaatcacTGCCGACATCACACAACCAACTGTTATAATTCTCTGCATTGAAATTGCcctattttgtcttttattttgaaaggaactcaagCGAacctgtcaaaagttataaactaattATTATTTAGGGGAAtgtatttttcctctttatgttTAGGCTTTATTTATGCGGGGagggaaaaaacaacagttcatttatatgtatcacaataacaataaaataaatgtaaattaatgtCTTATTTGCTAAAGGTGGTTCCTATGGTTCCTGTTAACCCGAAGGACTCTTTAAATTTTTATGGTCTCACACTTCTGATTTAGACACTTATGTAAACtttgatcataaaaataaatactttaatttagTTCCTAAACCTTAGAAACGCATGTAACCTCAAAGCTAGCATAACTCAACCCGCTAGCTATTTTCACAGCAGACGCGGCTAAGCTAACCAACATGTAGCACTGTGTACATCAACAAAATGCACATCAACTATCGCGAGACGCGCTTACCCATGTGATGAGTGTCCAACTGGACCGTGGGCATCTCTTTGAGGGGAATATGCCCCGATCCTCCTTCTCCGCAGCATCCAAAACAACAAGTAAACATCGAAGCCATTCTGGACCCGAGCTCAGCTTCCGGGAGGAAACACGTCACTTCCCGATCAACCAATGATCGCTGTCGTAGGGGAGGCAACAGCGACACCACGCGGCCGGAAGCTGGAACAACCTAAGCCTCCGCCACTGCTTCTGCATCCAATCACAGCGGGTACGAGAGGCAGTTGCTCCTGATGGCATGGAAACAAGGGAAGAAAATCAAGGTCAATGTTTTTGTACGTCACAGAAACATTGGGGTGTCGATGTTACATAACCTCGAATAGCTAAAAAGTGGATTATAACCCACTTATTTAATTAATAGCAAACTTTTACGCACACAAGATGTGTCAGagtttgtccaaaaacattttatttaaatctttttttcctacATAGTGTGTTTGTTTACATACTGTCCCTTGGTGGAGTTTACAGGGACATGCATGGCTTTAGTTTATGATAAGGGCTCGCGCTTGTTTATTGTCAGCTAATtcacttaaaaacacacacaacacttaTAAGAAGTAGTCAGCACTAGAACATGTGATGTCAGGCGACTCTAAAAGCCAGTTGACAGTTTTTCACGCTGTAGTGTTTTGCATAGCAACAGCCCCTCCCCCATCCCACGGTGAGGGATCCTCTGCAAATTACGCGCGCTGACAAAACCGTAAATATTCTGTTTCTTTCAAACACGCCctcaaaaaaatcctaattgtGCATTGATGTGTGCATCATAACTCTCACTACTTATACTGTATATTAGATTTGAGTAGATTTGAGGAAACACGGGTGGCCTAATTTTCTGGGAATGGCTGAAAGAGTTAACTGCAAACCCGGAAAAGGCGAAGTCTGCACAGCAACAAGCGCCATGATTGCGTTGCGCTGAGCGCCTC
This window contains:
- the spryd7b gene encoding SPRY domain-containing protein 7b is translated as MASMFTCCFGCCGEGGSGHIPLKEMPTVQLDTHHMGTDVVIVKSGRRICGTGGCLANAPLHQNKSYFEFKIQSTGVWGVGVATQKVNLNQVPLGRDTNSLVLRHDGSVYHNNEEKNRLPANSLPQEGDVIGITYDHVEMNLYLNGKHMHCPASGIRGTVYPVVYVDDSAILDCQFSDFYHTAPQGFEKILFEQQIF